Proteins from one Bartonella sp. HY328 genomic window:
- a CDS encoding DUF805 domain-containing protein — protein MDFKTAIYTCLRPKYANFSDRASISEFWWFVLFYITSIIGIGSIGLLIAVSLDSMGLYGSAYHVFVIAPIILWVLFLIIPIIAVNVRRFHDIDMTGWWFLLFYLLQCIPLINLIAFVVNIVLFCKPGSEGPNRFGNSPFAIDDYQETFK, from the coding sequence ATGGATTTTAAAACTGCTATTTATACTTGCTTACGACCAAAATACGCAAATTTCAGCGATCGTGCATCAATATCAGAATTTTGGTGGTTTGTATTGTTTTATATAACAAGTATTATTGGCATTGGGAGTATTGGTCTTTTAATTGCAGTAAGTTTAGATTCAATGGGCTTATATGGATCAGCTTATCATGTGTTCGTGATTGCACCGATAATACTATGGGTCCTTTTTCTTATAATTCCCATAATTGCCGTCAATGTACGACGGTTTCACGACATTGATATGACTGGCTGGTGGTTTTTGCTTTTTTATTTATTACAATGCATTCCACTTATAAACTTAATAGCCTTTGTTGTTAATATTGTACTATTTTGTAAGCCTGGAAGTGAAGGTCCAAACCGTTTTGGCAATAGTCCATTTGCCATAGATGATTATCAAGAGACATTTAAATAA
- a CDS encoding membrane-bound PQQ-dependent dehydrogenase, glucose/quinate/shikimate family, with translation MNHKNSRFGTFLLRIIAFVMAIMGLYLAIMGGYLAINAGSPYYIIAGLVSLIAAFLLWRVNIFGAWLYLILMAGTIIWALWEKGTNFWGFFPRSFTLLVMTCLVFIFFPLARQWSSACRLRRIFWPIGAVIGVFSAFIFLNLFKVHYLVNDPQAASGKAALAMSGTGDWTHYARNGEGRRFAPFNQINQDNVKDLEVAWTFQTGDIAKGQAEDQNTPLQIGDTVYACSPHDIVSALDVDSGEKRWSFDPKATSPLWQRCRSLAYADLDKNTITLAPQTNSIGADENTIIARNTDCRQRIILGTINTRLIAIDAKTGAKCSSFGKNGEVDLRQGMGEVDPGYYMQTSGPTVIENGMIIIAGWVWDNMSLGEPSGVVRAFSAEDGSLIWAWDLGNPAITKEPPQGETYTRGTPNVWTTPAYDEKLGLVYLPTGNETPDYWGGKRTKAADEYNSSIVAVDYHTGKEKWKFQTTHHDLWDYDIPAQPALYDVPDEKGNRIPAIIQVTKRGEIFMLDRRDGTPIAEVQEKNVPQTGVAAGDYVSPTQPYSVGMPQIRYPEFKESDMWGMTMFDQLLCRIDFKKMNYQGDFTPPSVQTTIQYPSNLGGMNWGSVSIDESKGYLIINDIRLAMAPQLIPHDETSDGMKAGDGHIGYSPQKGTPFGVTTNYFLSALGVPCNTPPFGTLTAVDLASRKIVWQVPLGTTEDSGPMGLKIGLPIKAGLPSLGGPLATAGNLIFYSGTQDYYLRAFNSATGAEIWKSRLPVGGQSTPMTYISPKTGKQYIVLTASGARGQPDRGDYIIAYRLKEKN, from the coding sequence ATGAATCATAAAAATTCTCGATTTGGAACATTTTTATTAAGAATAATTGCATTTGTTATGGCTATCATGGGCCTTTATCTTGCAATAATGGGCGGTTATTTGGCAATAAATGCTGGCAGTCCCTATTATATTATCGCTGGATTAGTGAGCCTCATCGCTGCATTTTTATTGTGGCGCGTTAACATATTTGGTGCTTGGCTTTATCTTATTCTTATGGCAGGCACTATTATTTGGGCTTTATGGGAAAAGGGTACAAATTTTTGGGGGTTCTTCCCAAGAAGTTTCACTTTATTGGTGATGACCTGTCTTGTCTTTATCTTCTTTCCTTTAGCAAGGCAGTGGTCGAGCGCCTGTCGTTTACGCAGAATTTTTTGGCCTATTGGCGCGGTTATTGGCGTTTTTTCAGCTTTTATTTTTCTCAATTTGTTTAAAGTCCATTACTTGGTCAATGATCCACAGGCAGCAAGTGGGAAGGCTGCACTTGCGATGAGTGGTACAGGTGATTGGACCCATTATGCACGTAATGGAGAAGGGCGGCGTTTTGCGCCTTTCAACCAAATTAACCAAGATAATGTAAAAGACTTGGAAGTTGCATGGACATTTCAAACCGGTGATATAGCAAAGGGACAAGCGGAAGATCAAAATACACCATTGCAAATTGGTGATACTGTTTATGCTTGTTCACCACATGATATTGTTTCGGCACTTGACGTAGATAGTGGCGAAAAACGTTGGTCATTTGATCCCAAGGCGACCTCGCCACTTTGGCAGCGTTGTCGCTCACTGGCCTATGCTGATCTTGATAAGAATACTATTACATTAGCGCCGCAAACCAATAGTATTGGAGCAGATGAAAATACTATAATTGCGCGCAATACAGATTGTCGCCAACGCATTATCCTTGGTACCATCAACACGCGCCTTATCGCCATTGACGCTAAAACCGGCGCTAAATGCTCTTCTTTTGGCAAGAATGGCGAAGTTGATTTGCGCCAAGGTATGGGCGAGGTTGATCCAGGTTATTACATGCAAACTTCAGGCCCCACTGTAATTGAAAATGGTATGATCATTATTGCCGGTTGGGTTTGGGATAATATGTCGCTTGGTGAGCCATCGGGTGTTGTGCGCGCTTTTAGCGCCGAAGATGGTTCGTTAATCTGGGCGTGGGATTTGGGTAATCCTGCAATTACCAAAGAGCCACCACAAGGTGAAACTTATACAAGGGGTACACCAAATGTTTGGACAACGCCAGCCTATGATGAAAAATTAGGCCTTGTTTATTTGCCAACTGGTAACGAGACGCCTGACTATTGGGGTGGAAAACGTACCAAGGCAGCTGATGAATATAATTCTTCAATCGTTGCGGTTGATTATCATACAGGCAAAGAAAAGTGGAAATTCCAAACCACCCATCATGATTTATGGGATTATGATATTCCAGCCCAGCCTGCACTTTATGATGTGCCAGATGAAAAAGGCAACCGCATCCCTGCTATTATTCAAGTCACCAAACGCGGTGAAATTTTTATGCTTGATCGGCGCGATGGTACACCCATTGCAGAGGTGCAAGAAAAAAACGTACCCCAAACAGGTGTTGCTGCTGGTGATTATGTGTCGCCCACTCAGCCTTACTCAGTTGGTATGCCACAAATTCGTTATCCCGAATTTAAGGAAAGCGATATGTGGGGCATGACGATGTTTGATCAGCTTTTGTGCCGTATTGACTTTAAAAAGATGAATTATCAAGGCGATTTTACCCCGCCATCAGTACAAACAACAATTCAATATCCCTCTAATCTTGGTGGTATGAATTGGGGAAGTGTCTCAATTGACGAAAGTAAAGGCTATTTAATTATTAATGATATTCGTCTTGCCATGGCACCACAATTAATTCCCCATGATGAAACGAGTGATGGCATGAAAGCTGGTGATGGCCATATTGGTTATAGTCCGCAAAAAGGTACGCCCTTTGGCGTAACAACCAACTATTTTCTCTCGGCTTTGGGGGTTCCTTGTAATACACCACCTTTTGGCACTTTAACTGCGGTTGATCTTGCAAGTCGTAAAATTGTTTGGCAAGTGCCACTTGGTACAACGGAAGACTCTGGTCCTATGGGATTAAAAATTGGTTTGCCAATTAAGGCTGGTTTGCCAAGCCTTGGTGGGCCGCTTGCAACGGCAGGTAACCTTATCTTCTATAGCGGCACCCAAGATTATTATTTAAGGGCATTTAATAGTGCCACGGGCGCAGAAATATGGAAGTCTCGGCTGCCAGTAGGTGGGCAATCAACGCCAATGACATATATTTCACCTAAAACAGGTAAACAATATATTGTTTTAACCGCGAGTGGTGCACGCGGTCAGCCAGACCGCGGCGATTACATTATTGCCTATCGTTTGAAAGAGAAAAATTAG